From a single Aestuariibius sp. HNIBRBA575 genomic region:
- the hfq gene encoding RNA chaperone Hfq → MANDKQNLQDAFLNHVRKTKVPVTIFLVNGVKLQGVITWFDSFCVLLRRDGQSQLVYKSAISTIMPSQPISLYEGEE, encoded by the coding sequence ATGGCCAACGATAAACAGAACCTGCAGGACGCATTCCTTAATCATGTTCGCAAAACCAAAGTTCCAGTGACTATTTTCTTGGTCAATGGTGTTAAATTGCAGGGTGTCATCACCTGGTTTGACAGCTTTTGTGTTTTGTTGCGCCGGGACGGTCAGTCTCAGCTCGTTTACAAAAGTGCTATTTCAACCATTATGCCGTCCCAGCCAATCAGCCTGTATGAAGGCGAGGAATAA
- the hflX gene encoding GTPase HflX has translation MGDDSIDTRSEPTRAWVLHPELKSDANRRKAEPALAEAIALAAAMPEMVVQGGDAVPLKTMHPGMLFGSGKIAELKQKFHDLEIELVLVDGAVTPVQQRNLEKEWGVKVLDRTGLILEIFSDRARTREGVLQVEMAALTYQRTRLVRAWTHLERQRGGLGFVGGPGETQIEADRRAIDDQLGRLRRQLEKVVKTRTLHRAARAKVPFPIVALVGYTNAGKSTLFNRLTGADVMAKDMLFATLDPTMRRVILPSGQEVIMSDTVGFISDLPTQLVASFRATLEEVLDADLVLHVRDISHEETANQARDVETILTEIGLPEKTKRLEIWNKVDLLDDDRREAMDVLADRNDDIFSVSALNGDGLDVMLDAVSGALVDPKTHENLLLPYADGRKRAWLFEEAVVESEDTTEDGYQLKLFWSQRQKDKFNRL, from the coding sequence ATGGGTGACGATTCTATAGACACCCGGTCGGAACCGACACGGGCATGGGTATTGCATCCCGAATTGAAATCAGACGCAAACCGCCGCAAGGCGGAGCCTGCTTTGGCAGAAGCCATCGCTTTGGCGGCGGCGATGCCGGAAATGGTCGTGCAGGGCGGCGATGCCGTGCCGCTGAAAACCATGCATCCGGGCATGTTGTTTGGGTCGGGAAAAATCGCCGAGCTGAAACAGAAATTCCATGATCTAGAAATCGAATTGGTGCTGGTGGATGGGGCCGTAACCCCGGTTCAACAGCGCAATCTGGAAAAGGAATGGGGCGTCAAAGTTCTGGACCGCACCGGATTGATTCTGGAAATCTTTAGCGATCGTGCCCGCACCCGAGAGGGCGTGTTGCAGGTCGAAATGGCCGCGCTGACCTATCAACGCACCCGTCTGGTCCGCGCCTGGACCCACCTTGAACGGCAACGGGGCGGGCTTGGCTTTGTTGGTGGTCCCGGTGAAACCCAGATCGAGGCTGACCGCCGTGCGATTGACGACCAATTGGGCCGTCTGCGGCGTCAGTTGGAAAAGGTTGTGAAAACCCGCACATTGCACCGCGCTGCGCGGGCCAAAGTGCCGTTTCCAATCGTCGCTTTAGTGGGGTACACAAACGCCGGAAAATCAACGTTATTCAACCGGTTAACCGGTGCGGACGTCATGGCCAAGGACATGTTGTTTGCCACGCTGGATCCGACCATGCGCCGGGTGATCCTGCCGTCTGGCCAAGAAGTGATCATGTCCGACACGGTGGGGTTCATTTCGGATTTGCCCACGCAATTGGTCGCGTCCTTCCGCGCCACATTAGAAGAAGTGCTCGACGCCGATCTGGTGCTGCATGTACGTGATATCAGCCACGAAGAAACCGCCAATCAGGCCCGCGATGTGGAAACCATCCTGACCGAAATCGGCCTGCCAGAAAAAACCAAACGGTTGGAAATCTGGAACAAAGTTGACCTGCTGGACGATGACCGCCGCGAAGCGATGGATGTTCTGGCGGACCGCAACGATGACATCTTTTCTGTCTCGGCGCTGAATGGCGACGGATTGGATGTGATGCTGGATGCGGTTTCGGGCGCATTGGTGGATCCCAAAACCCACGAAAATTTGCTGCTGCCCTATGCAGATGGCCGCAAACGCGCATGGCTGTTCGAAGAAGCCGTGGTCGAGAGCGAAGACACCACAGAAGATGGCTATCAGCTAAAACTGTTCTGGAGCCAACGCCAGAAAGACAAATTTAACCGTCTGTAG
- a CDS encoding penicillin acylase family protein, translating to MALIFRWLLRLTTGLIVLTVATFALGYYFASRSLPDYNGTYTVTGISAPVEIVRDNANVPHIFGQTDDDVFYALGYAHAQDRMWQMTMLRRTAQGRLSELFGEQTLRIDTLLRRLDLYNLSVQSVSAQDAQTSAALEAYSAGVNAWLTEVNQGARGRGAPEMWMFNHAVAPWSPADSIAIVKLMALQLSNHLEIEVLRARSSLILNNDRLSDILPEAPGSGIAALPRYADLMPDLGADLPQFAGATHQPFHPLSPVKPFELAGASNAWVANETRSASGSTLMANDPHLGLTAPTLWYLARLELQEGGVIGGTIPGVPVVMVGRSADLGWGLTSSYLDDQDIFVEEVNPSDATQYRSPEGWSDFITRESIIQVDGQFPVTIQLQWTTNGPVLPADQFDLGTIRPPGHVTVLGWTALSGQDTSVSAAMNLMRAHNVDQAITAAQGYIAPSQNLTLADRNGIAMKLIGAVPRRDPGHLTQGRLPAFGYIPQNRWQGVMPYASNPEFIDPIGGIIGTTNNKIIDRPFPDHLSHYWSDTQRIHRWQRLMQGREVHTRDSFIETQLDTVSFTARSLLPLVGADLWFTGESAPEGTPEHRRQIALSILAEWNGEMNEHLPEPLIYMAWMRALQDRLIKDELGPLSREYTHVQPLFIERVFRNVGGAGVWCDVIQSAPVETCTDMARIALDDALIWIDETYAGSLESLRWGDAHEATHDHPVLGDVPVLRWFVNIRQSTSGGDNTINRGRTSGSGPNPFLNVHAGAYRGVYDFADPDSSVFITSTGQSGHPLSRYYDDLGSLWRRGEYIPMSLDPALARAGAVGVITLQPAQ from the coding sequence ATGGCGCTGATTTTTCGCTGGCTACTCAGACTGACCACGGGTCTGATTGTTCTAACCGTCGCCACCTTTGCGTTGGGTTATTATTTCGCGTCACGATCCCTGCCTGATTACAACGGCACCTACACGGTTACAGGGATTTCTGCGCCGGTGGAAATCGTGCGTGACAATGCCAATGTGCCACATATTTTTGGCCAGACGGATGACGATGTGTTCTATGCGCTTGGCTATGCGCATGCGCAGGATCGCATGTGGCAGATGACCATGCTGCGTCGTACGGCCCAAGGCCGCCTGTCAGAATTGTTTGGGGAACAAACCCTGCGCATTGACACGCTATTGCGCCGTTTGGATTTGTATAATCTGTCGGTGCAATCCGTATCCGCGCAGGATGCCCAAACCAGCGCCGCGTTAGAGGCCTATTCCGCAGGTGTAAATGCGTGGTTGACCGAGGTGAACCAAGGCGCGCGTGGACGTGGTGCGCCGGAAATGTGGATGTTTAACCATGCGGTTGCGCCCTGGTCGCCCGCGGATTCTATCGCCATTGTAAAACTCATGGCGTTGCAACTGTCCAACCATCTGGAAATCGAAGTGTTGCGCGCGCGTAGTTCATTGATTTTAAACAATGATCGGTTGTCCGACATCCTACCAGAAGCCCCCGGTTCCGGGATCGCTGCCCTGCCCCGTTATGCGGATTTGATGCCTGATCTGGGCGCGGATTTGCCGCAATTTGCCGGGGCCACACATCAGCCGTTCCATCCTTTGTCACCGGTAAAACCGTTTGAATTGGCCGGGGCGTCGAATGCATGGGTTGCCAATGAAACCCGTTCCGCCAGCGGGTCCACATTGATGGCCAATGACCCCCATCTGGGGCTGACCGCGCCGACATTGTGGTATCTCGCCCGGTTAGAACTACAAGAGGGCGGCGTGATCGGTGGCACCATCCCCGGCGTGCCTGTCGTTATGGTGGGCCGTAGCGCCGATTTGGGATGGGGGTTAACGTCGTCTTATTTGGATGATCAGGACATCTTTGTAGAAGAGGTCAACCCCTCGGATGCCACCCAATATCGCAGCCCCGAAGGCTGGTCCGATTTCATCACCCGCGAAAGCATCATTCAGGTCGATGGTCAGTTTCCGGTCACCATTCAATTGCAATGGACCACAAACGGCCCGGTTTTGCCTGCGGATCAGTTTGATCTGGGCACCATTCGCCCGCCCGGACATGTCACAGTGCTGGGCTGGACCGCGCTATCGGGACAGGACACATCTGTCAGTGCCGCAATGAACCTGATGCGCGCCCATAATGTGGATCAGGCGATCACAGCCGCGCAGGGCTATATCGCGCCGTCACAAAATCTGACATTGGCGGATCGCAACGGGATCGCCATGAAACTGATCGGCGCGGTGCCGCGTCGCGATCCGGGTCATTTAACCCAAGGCCGCCTGCCCGCCTTTGGCTATATTCCGCAAAACCGCTGGCAAGGCGTGATGCCCTATGCCAGCAACCCGGAATTTATCGATCCCATTGGCGGCATCATTGGCACCACCAACAACAAAATCATCGATCGCCCCTTTCCCGACCATCTAAGCCATTATTGGTCCGACACCCAGCGCATCCATCGCTGGCAACGCTTGATGCAAGGACGAGAAGTGCATACCCGCGACAGTTTCATCGAAACGCAGCTGGACACGGTCAGCTTTACCGCGCGGTCATTGCTGCCATTGGTCGGCGCTGATCTGTGGTTCACCGGCGAATCCGCCCCAGAAGGCACGCCCGAACATCGCCGTCAGATCGCTCTGTCCATATTGGCGGAATGGAACGGTGAAATGAACGAACATCTGCCCGAGCCGCTGATTTACATGGCATGGATGCGGGCCTTGCAGGATCGGTTGATCAAAGACGAACTGGGACCGCTGAGCCGTGAATATACCCATGTCCAGCCATTGTTTATCGAACGGGTGTTTCGCAATGTTGGCGGCGCGGGCGTGTGGTGTGACGTGATCCAATCGGCCCCCGTCGAAACCTGCACTGATATGGCGCGGATCGCATTGGATGATGCGCTGATCTGGATCGACGAAACCTATGCCGGATCATTAGAAAGCCTGCGCTGGGGGGATGCCCATGAGGCGACCCACGATCATCCCGTTCTGGGCGACGTGCCGGTGTTGCGGTGGTTTGTGAACATCCGCCAATCCACATCTGGCGGCGACAACACCATCAATCGCGGCCGCACCAGCGGGTCCGGCCCCAATCCGTTTCTAAACGTGCATGCGGGCGCCTATCGCGGGGTCTATGATTTCGCCGATCCAGACAGTTCGGTGTTTATCACATCCACAGGTCAATCGGGCCATCCGCTAAGCCGGTATTACGACGATCTGGGATCGCTTTGGCGACGCGGGGAATACATCCCAATGTCGCTTGATCCAGCATTGGCGCGCGCAGGCGCAGTTGGGGTGATCACCCTGCAACCGGCGCAGTAA
- a CDS encoding NAD(P)-dependent oxidoreductase: protein MAKVAFLGLGVMGFPMAGHLKAAGHDVCVYNRTLSKAEAWVEKHGGTLGKTPAAAAKGADIVFACVGNDDDLRGVCIGDDGAFGAMAAGSIFVDHTTVSAKVTAELFETGAASGIAFVDAPISGGQAGAENGVLSVMCGGDQAAFDKVAPVIEAYARICKLIGPSGAGQLTKMCNQIAIAGLVQGLSEALHMAEKSGLDGRAVVEVISQGAAGSWQMANRYETMLDDHFEHGFAVDWMRKDLGICLDAADENGASLPATALIDQFYKDVQKMGGGRWDTSSLFKRLRKLDS, encoded by the coding sequence ATGGCAAAAGTGGCATTTTTAGGCTTAGGGGTTATGGGTTTCCCCATGGCGGGGCATCTGAAGGCCGCAGGTCACGATGTGTGCGTCTATAACCGCACATTGTCCAAGGCCGAAGCTTGGGTTGAAAAACATGGTGGAACCTTGGGTAAAACCCCGGCAGCGGCAGCAAAAGGCGCAGATATTGTGTTTGCCTGTGTGGGCAATGACGATGATCTGCGTGGCGTGTGTATTGGGGATGACGGCGCATTTGGCGCGATGGCTGCGGGCAGCATTTTTGTCGATCACACAACGGTGTCAGCCAAGGTGACCGCCGAGTTGTTTGAAACGGGCGCCGCCAGCGGCATCGCCTTTGTGGATGCGCCGATTTCTGGTGGTCAGGCGGGGGCCGAAAACGGGGTTTTGTCGGTGATGTGTGGTGGCGATCAAGCTGCCTTTGACAAGGTCGCCCCCGTGATTGAGGCCTATGCGCGGATTTGTAAATTGATCGGGCCGTCTGGTGCGGGGCAATTGACCAAAATGTGCAACCAAATTGCCATTGCAGGTTTGGTCCAAGGTCTGTCAGAGGCCCTGCATATGGCGGAAAAATCCGGGTTGGATGGGCGCGCCGTCGTCGAAGTGATCAGCCAAGGCGCGGCAGGCAGCTGGCAGATGGCAAATCGGTATGAAACCATGCTGGATGATCATTTTGAGCACGGATTTGCCGTGGATTGGATGCGCAAGGATCTGGGCATTTGTCTGGATGCAGCGGATGAAAACGGCGCGTCTTTGCCGGCCACTGCCTTGATTGATCAGTTCTACAAAGATGTGCAGAAAATGGGCGGTGGACGTTGGGATACGTCATCATTGTTCAAACGTCTGCGCAAACTGGACAGCTAA
- a CDS encoding trimethylamine methyltransferase family protein, which produces MTDISATQPSRPSRSGGRAARRAARAAPLTDDMRAIRPGMNGGRYKPLSDVDVLKIHDAALQLLEEVGLADAPQSGIDILTKAGAELGADGRLRFPRALVEDMLAIAAKQVTLHGRDPAHDLDLSGNRVHFGTAGAAVHMVDVHGREYRDSTVQDLFDATRISDQLDNIHFVQRPMVCRDITNNLELDLNTIYACCAGTYKHVGTSFVEPGFVPDCIEMLHMIAGGEAKWRARPFVSNSNCFVVPPMKFATEACEVMEACIKAGMPVLLLSAGMAGATAPSTIAGAITQAVAECLAGIVYVNAIVPGHPAIVGTWPFGLDLRSGAMSVGSGEQALLTAGCAQMHHFYGLPGGAAAGASDAKMPNMQAGWEQMCSNVMAGLSGLNMVYEAAGMHASLLGFCHESLIMGDDLIGQALRCVRGIEVDDETLAVDQIKDVCLNGPGHYLGTAQTLARMQSDYVYPRLGDRTSPKEWAETGKPGLIDAAIAHKEAILAQPSRAQFDSALDQALRARFNIHLPI; this is translated from the coding sequence ATGACCGATATTTCTGCGACCCAACCAAGCCGCCCATCCCGTTCTGGTGGCCGAGCCGCCCGACGTGCAGCCCGTGCCGCCCCCCTGACGGATGACATGCGCGCAATCCGCCCCGGTATGAATGGCGGCCGCTATAAACCGTTAAGTGACGTGGATGTGTTGAAAATCCACGACGCCGCGCTGCAATTGCTAGAAGAGGTCGGATTGGCTGATGCCCCCCAATCCGGGATCGATATTTTGACCAAAGCCGGGGCCGAACTGGGCGCGGATGGGCGGCTTCGGTTTCCGCGCGCCTTGGTCGAAGACATGTTGGCGATCGCCGCCAAACAAGTGACCCTGCATGGTCGCGATCCGGCCCATGATCTGGACCTGTCCGGCAATCGGGTTCATTTTGGCACCGCGGGCGCTGCGGTGCATATGGTTGATGTGCATGGGCGTGAATACCGTGACAGCACGGTTCAGGATCTGTTTGATGCCACCCGAATTTCAGACCAGTTGGACAATATCCACTTTGTCCAGCGCCCCATGGTGTGCCGTGATATCACCAACAATCTGGAACTGGATTTAAACACAATTTATGCCTGTTGCGCGGGCACTTACAAACATGTTGGCACGTCCTTTGTTGAACCCGGATTTGTGCCGGATTGCATTGAAATGCTGCATATGATCGCCGGTGGAGAAGCCAAATGGCGCGCGCGTCCGTTTGTAAGTAACAGCAATTGTTTTGTGGTGCCGCCGATGAAATTCGCCACCGAAGCCTGCGAAGTCATGGAGGCCTGTATCAAAGCGGGCATGCCGGTTTTGTTGCTGTCCGCGGGCATGGCCGGGGCAACGGCGCCGTCCACCATTGCAGGTGCGATCACCCAAGCGGTGGCCGAATGTCTGGCCGGAATCGTCTATGTCAACGCGATTGTGCCCGGCCATCCCGCCATCGTGGGCACATGGCCCTTTGGGCTGGACTTACGCTCCGGGGCGATGTCGGTTGGATCAGGCGAACAGGCGCTGCTGACCGCGGGCTGCGCGCAGATGCATCATTTTTACGGCTTGCCCGGCGGGGCCGCAGCGGGGGCATCAGATGCGAAAATGCCCAATATGCAGGCCGGCTGGGAACAGATGTGTTCCAATGTGATGGCCGGATTATCGGGGCTGAACATGGTCTATGAGGCCGCAGGCATGCATGCGTCGCTGTTAGGGTTTTGCCATGAAAGCCTGATCATGGGCGATGATTTGATCGGTCAGGCGCTGCGCTGTGTGCGCGGCATCGAGGTGGATGATGAAACATTGGCTGTAGATCAGATCAAAGATGTCTGCCTGAATGGTCCGGGGCATTATCTGGGCACGGCGCAGACATTGGCGCGGATGCAATCGGATTACGTCTATCCGCGGCTCGGCGATCGCACCAGCCCCAAGGAATGGGCGGAAACGGGGAAACCGGGCTTGATCGATGCGGCCATCGCCCACAAAGAAGCGATTTTGGCACAGCCATCACGCGCCCAGTTTGACAGCGCGTTGGATCAGGCGTTGCGGGCACGGTTTAACATCCACTTGCCCATCTAA
- a CDS encoding YgcG family protein: MRLLSILSSLMVWAVLCGSPSISMSQTFPDHDTNTLNDFADLLTADQEAQIITDLDEIRTRTGVEFTIVTLNASEPYVGDLSIDDYSEALFNHWGVGDAAENNGLMLLIFRDDRALWYEMGAGYDAGWKPVLWDIIDNHILPEFRNGDFNAGIVAAVSATNELVITPNHGGAPAPVAPENTETSNRDGDQSGGYFLYYLGAFFAAIAGLIAWLSGANRRKYNKMTCPECKKQGMDYQKNTLSAATKTSKGEAEEVISCRHCDHVLRSIVVLPILTTASSSSGSSTSGGGFGGGTGGGGGGGAGGNW, encoded by the coding sequence ATGCGCCTGTTATCCATTTTGTCATCGCTGATGGTTTGGGCCGTTTTATGCGGATCCCCATCGATCAGCATGAGCCAAACTTTCCCGGATCACGACACCAACACGCTGAATGATTTCGCTGATTTATTAACAGCCGACCAAGAGGCGCAGATCATCACCGATCTGGACGAAATCCGCACGCGCACGGGGGTGGAATTCACAATTGTCACGCTGAATGCTTCGGAGCCATATGTGGGCGACCTGAGCATAGATGATTATTCCGAGGCGCTGTTTAACCATTGGGGCGTTGGCGATGCGGCAGAAAACAACGGCCTTATGTTGTTGATATTTCGCGATGACCGCGCGCTATGGTATGAAATGGGTGCGGGATATGATGCCGGTTGGAAACCGGTTTTGTGGGACATTATCGACAATCACATTCTGCCCGAATTTCGCAACGGTGATTTCAATGCCGGTATTGTGGCTGCGGTTTCGGCCACAAATGAATTGGTGATCACCCCTAACCACGGCGGCGCGCCTGCCCCCGTTGCACCCGAAAATACAGAAACATCCAATCGTGATGGTGACCAATCTGGTGGCTATTTCCTCTATTATTTGGGGGCATTTTTTGCTGCAATTGCCGGGCTGATTGCTTGGCTGTCGGGTGCCAACCGTCGAAAATACAATAAAATGACCTGCCCCGAATGTAAAAAACAGGGCATGGATTACCAGAAAAACACATTATCTGCGGCCACAAAAACCAGCAAAGGCGAGGCCGAAGAAGTGATTTCATGTCGTCATTGCGACCATGTTCTGCGCTCTATTGTGGTTTTGCCGATCCTCACAACCGCTAGCTCTAGCAGCGGGTCTTCGACTTCTGGTGGTGGATTTGGCGGCGGCACTGGTGGCGGCGGTGGTGGCGGTGCTGGGGGCAATTGGTAA
- a CDS encoding isocitrate lyase/phosphoenolpyruvate mutase family protein translates to MSDLGSKFRALHQPGNPFILANAWDIGSAKMLAGLGAQALGTSSAAHAFTLGRPDMGNVTRDEALTHAQDMIAAVQIPIQGDFENGFGDDPETCAETVRLSAEIGLAGICIEDTMLPSDTPYDIDLAVERIRAAAAAARALPHDFVLTARADGLMLNTYDIDEAIQRLQAFEQAGADCLYAPVPKSMADLARICRETTKPVNALIAGYTDQDLDQFAKIGVARVSLGSALARATHRVITDSMTDMIENGGFTGLGRTISGDKVDAFMTNK, encoded by the coding sequence ATGTCAGATTTAGGATCAAAATTTCGCGCACTTCACCAGCCGGGGAACCCGTTCATTTTGGCCAATGCATGGGATATCGGTTCGGCAAAAATGCTGGCAGGATTGGGCGCGCAAGCCTTGGGGACGTCATCGGCGGCCCATGCCTTTACGTTGGGGCGACCCGATATGGGCAATGTCACCCGGGATGAGGCATTAACCCATGCCCAAGATATGATCGCGGCGGTTCAGATCCCCATCCAAGGGGATTTTGAGAACGGATTTGGCGATGATCCTGAAACTTGTGCCGAAACGGTGCGTCTGTCAGCTGAAATTGGGCTGGCTGGCATCTGTATCGAAGACACAATGCTGCCATCCGACACCCCCTATGATATTGATCTGGCCGTGGAACGCATCCGTGCGGCTGCCGCCGCTGCGCGCGCCCTGCCCCATGATTTTGTCCTGACCGCACGGGCGGATGGGCTGATGCTCAACACTTATGACATTGATGAAGCGATCCAGCGCCTGCAAGCGTTTGAACAGGCCGGTGCGGATTGTCTTTATGCGCCCGTGCCCAAGTCGATGGCCGATCTGGCCCGGATTTGTCGCGAAACCACAAAACCCGTAAATGCGCTTATTGCGGGATATACGGACCAGGATTTGGATCAATTCGCAAAAATCGGGGTTGCGCGGGTGTCGCTGGGATCAGCATTGGCGCGGGCCACACATCGGGTGATAACCGATTCAATGACCGATATGATTGAAAATGGCGGGTTTACCGGACTTGGCAGAACCATTTCTGGCGATAAAGTGGATGCATTCATGACCAATAAATAG
- the soxR gene encoding redox-sensitive transcriptional activator SoxR — protein MAKDGLTIGDLSKRTGLAVSAIRFYETHGIVEPVRNAGGHRRYGRHDIRRLSFAMAAQKLGLPLSEIAHHMSDLPSHRAPSRSEWGEISLGIRDRIDAQIAQLNLLKDKLDGCIGCGCLSLDTCALYNPDDGAARAGPGPQFLKLSNGS, from the coding sequence ATGGCCAAAGACGGATTAACCATCGGCGATTTGAGCAAACGCACCGGTTTGGCTGTGTCAGCGATCCGGTTTTATGAAACCCATGGCATTGTCGAACCGGTTCGAAATGCTGGCGGGCATCGCCGATATGGACGCCATGATATCAGGCGGTTATCCTTTGCGATGGCGGCGCAGAAACTGGGCTTGCCTTTGTCGGAAATTGCCCATCATATGTCAGATCTGCCATCCCACCGCGCACCCAGCCGGTCTGAATGGGGTGAAATTTCTCTGGGGATTCGTGATCGGATTGATGCACAAATTGCGCAACTGAACCTGTTAAAGGACAAATTGGATGGCTGTATTGGCTGTGGATGTTTGTCGCTGGATACCTGTGCGCTTTATAATCCTGATGACGGGGCTGCACGTGCCGGTCCGGGGCCACAATTTTTAAAACTTTCAAATGGATCATAA
- a CDS encoding VOC family protein, which produces MAFIEHVNVTVKDPKVTAQMLCDVFGWKIRWEGEAINGGYTIHVGTDTHYLAVYSGPDHSKKGQPIDTYITPGGLNHVGIVVPDLDAVEVKVKAKGYVPGSHQDYEPGRRFYFTEENGVEIEVVCYD; this is translated from the coding sequence ATGGCTTTTATCGAACACGTCAACGTCACCGTCAAAGATCCCAAAGTCACAGCACAGATGTTGTGTGATGTATTTGGGTGGAAAATCCGTTGGGAAGGCGAAGCCATCAATGGCGGATATACCATCCATGTTGGCACAGACACCCATTATCTGGCGGTCTATTCAGGGCCAGATCACAGCAAAAAAGGTCAGCCCATCGACACCTACATCACCCCAGGAGGCTTAAACCATGTTGGAATTGTTGTGCCCGATCTGGATGCGGTTGAGGTCAAGGTCAAAGCCAAAGGCTATGTCCCCGGCAGCCATCAGGATTATGAGCCGGGGCGTCGGTTCTATTTTACAGAGGAGAATGGCGTGGAAATCGAAGTGGTCTGTTATGACTAG
- a CDS encoding M48 family metallopeptidase — MLRFAPIFIALIYGYAAFRFSMWRTARELDSKSSDLNDPVLNVHLADLARALDIPKIRVQIYEIDLINGLAASDGRIFITRGFYKKFQDGAITGAELASVIAHELGHVALGHSRRRMIGFAGQNAIRAAIMLMVPPVLRMVVPHLVSAAMSILGAKLSRNDEFEADAYASALLIKANIGTAPQIDLFHKLGALTGQKPTDDNAKSSLPAWLMTHPATKDRIKAIRSNEAKWVQSK; from the coding sequence ATGCTCAGATTTGCCCCGATTTTCATCGCCCTGATCTATGGATATGCCGCGTTTCGGTTTTCAATGTGGCGCACGGCCCGTGAATTGGATTCGAAATCATCGGATCTGAATGACCCTGTGTTAAACGTGCATCTTGCGGATTTGGCGCGGGCCTTGGATATCCCTAAAATAAGGGTGCAAATCTATGAAATCGACCTGATCAACGGCTTGGCGGCCAGCGATGGACGGATTTTCATCACCCGCGGCTTTTACAAAAAATTTCAGGATGGCGCGATCACCGGGGCCGAGTTGGCGTCCGTTATTGCGCATGAATTGGGCCATGTGGCCTTGGGTCATTCGCGACGTCGCATGATCGGTTTTGCCGGGCAAAACGCAATCCGCGCGGCGATAATGCTGATGGTGCCGCCGGTGTTGCGCATGGTTGTTCCGCATTTGGTCAGCGCGGCCATGTCGATTTTGGGGGCAAAGCTGTCACGGAATGATGAATTTGAGGCAGACGCCTATGCAAGCGCCCTGTTGATCAAAGCCAATATCGGAACGGCGCCGCAGATTGATCTGTTTCACAAACTTGGGGCGTTGACGGGCCAAAAACCTACGGATGACAACGCCAAATCCAGCCTGCCAGCTTGGTTGATGACCCACCCCGCCACCAAAGATCGGATCAAGGCGATCCGGTCAAACGAAGCAAAGTGGGTCCAATCGAAATAA
- a CDS encoding DedA family protein yields MTDTLFSLVSSYGIWLVFTSAFLSCLFLPVPTSLIMLSAGAFVATGDLIGWQVFTAALSAAILGDQAGFQLGRAGGNFLENLTKNSPKRQKTLMRAQKFVDRNGAWGVFFSTWLFAPLGPWVNAIAGMTGLSWVRFSIADILGETIWVSVYIGLGYSFATRLSDIATLLSNSIGFLTTGAITLGLGFLLLKQLRRAQAGDDQNTDPDSP; encoded by the coding sequence ATGACTGATACTCTGTTTAGCCTTGTGTCCAGTTATGGCATCTGGCTGGTTTTTACGTCAGCGTTTTTATCCTGCCTGTTTCTACCGGTGCCCACATCATTGATCATGCTATCAGCTGGTGCGTTTGTGGCGACGGGGGATTTGATTGGGTGGCAGGTTTTCACCGCAGCGCTGAGCGCGGCCATTTTGGGCGACCAGGCCGGGTTTCAATTGGGACGTGCGGGCGGAAATTTTCTGGAAAACCTCACCAAAAACAGCCCCAAACGGCAAAAAACGCTGATGCGAGCGCAGAAATTCGTCGATCGCAACGGCGCTTGGGGGGTGTTTTTTTCAACTTGGTTATTTGCGCCGCTTGGCCCATGGGTCAATGCCATTGCGGGGATGACCGGCCTGTCTTGGGTTCGGTTTAGCATCGCAGATATTCTGGGCGAAACGATCTGGGTGTCGGTCTATATCGGTCTTGGCTATAGCTTTGCGACGCGGCTGTCTGACATCGCCACGTTGCTTAGCAATTCCATCGGGTTTCTCACAACGGGCGCGATTACGCTGGGTTTGGGGTTTTTATTGCTGAAACAATTGCGCCGCGCACAGGCCGGCGATGATCAGAACACCGATCCTGACAGTCCCTAA